In the genome of Shewanella denitrificans OS217, the window CCAGTGCCAGCTTTATTTCACCCTATGGTTATCAGACCAACTTAATGGTGTTTAATGCCGGTAATTACCAGTTTAGTGATTTTGTACGCTTAGGCTTGCCTTTGTCCTTAGTGTACTCGGCAGCGGTAATTATTGCCGTGCCTTACTTTTTCCCGTTTTAGGCCCTATGGCACAGACTCATTTTGATGAGCGTTGGAGTTTTTATGACAGATATAGTGTGGCATCAACATAGCATTGATCAGGCGGCCCGCGGGGCGCAGAAGAGTCAAAATCCTGTGCTACTTTGGTTTACTGGGCTTTCTGGCGCGGGTAAGTCGACCCTTGCTGGGGCATTAGAACGCGCCTTATTTGATGCAGGCTTTCATACCTATTTGCTCGATGGCGACAATGTGCGCCACGGTTTATGCAAAGACTTAGGCTTTAGCCTCTCTGACAGAGACGAAAACCTACGCCGCGTGGGTGAAGTGGCTAAATTGATGGTGGATGCCGGCCTTGTGGTGTTATCTGCCTTTATCTCGCCAACCCGCGCCGAGCGCGATCGGGTGCGGGCCTTGTTCCCCGAAGGGCGCTTTATCGAAGTGCACGTATCGACGCCCCTTAGCGTGTGTGAAGCCCGTGATCCTAAAGGCTTATATGTCAAAGCCCGCAGCGGCGAGATTAAAGAATTCACTGGCATATCATCACCCTATGAAGCGCCAACGGCAGCAGAACTCACCATAGACACCAGCCGAGGCGACTTAGCCACTCAGGTACAAGCCATGCTAGCCTACTTAACTGCCATTGAAGTCATCGATGCCAATAAGCTCAGCGCATTGGCATAAGCTTGGTTTGCATAAATCAGAGTTGATATAAGCCAGTGCTTGGTGCAAGTCACTAGGGCATAGGCGACTATTCTTAGTCGCTTAAAAGCAGGCCATAAACACGAGACGCGAGTCTCGTTTTTTTATGGCTAGATTTCATATCAGTAGCCTAGGTTAATCATTACATCTTCACTGAATGATTAGAGATTAACAGCAGGGTAATTGGAGGCTGGCGTAAAAGCGCCCCATGGCACTTAGGTGATTGCGCTTATGAGCGAGAGGCAAGGATGCCGAGCTGGCTTTTTAATATGGATGTTATTGTTTGGACATTTTCCTTTTGCAGACAAAATTTTGTCCAAAATGGGCTATGCCACTAGACTCTGATTCGGTTCTATAGCTAAACGAGCGTGAATTAAGCGCTTTACTTCAAGCGCTCAGGAAATGTAGGATTAAGTTAATCAATTACTTACACCTAGGGTGTTATCAGCCACTCAGTGTAGTAAGACGTTAGCTTTTCTTCATATATGGATTTTAGTGTGAAAATAATATCAACAAACATTTCCAAATCAAAAACCATTTCGTATAACGGAAAAGACGTCAAAACTGGGATATTTAAAGTACCGACTTGCGATGAAGTGACTATTGATACGTTCAACATTGTTGGCGACGAGCAAGCAGATCTTATTCATCACGGTGGTGAGCATAAAGCCGTTTACGCTTTTTCATCTAATCATTATGACTACTGGAAGGGGATTTTAGCTAATAAAAATCTTTCATATGGGGCGTTCGGTGAAAACTTTAGCGTATCAAACTTATCTGAAGAAGATGTGAAAATTGGCGATCAGTTTCGCTTCGGTTCAACGCTACTTGAAGTGAGTCAGCCAAGGGTGCCTTGTTTCAAACTTGGGATAGCGCTTAATAATGCTAATGCCGTTAAGCTTTTTACAAAAAATTATTGTACCGGCGTGTATTTTAGGGTGCTAGAGCCTGGGGTCGCCCAAACTGGGGATACTGTATCAATTGAGAAACATGCTACCCACGATATCAGCATTAAAAAACTTTTTCAGGCATATTTTGATAGAAATTATGTGGGTTTAGAGAGGGTGTTTTCCAAAGCTTTAGACTTAGAAACGCTTGCTCCAGAATGGAAAGATAAACTGGCGAAAAGATTGTCAATAACAAGCGACTAGGGCAGCCAAAGGTCATTAGCCTCTAGTACGAGACCCGCTCGGAATAAGAATTAACCGTGCTGCCCCGTATTAACGCCATATTAGGGAACGTCCATTTCACTACTAAAATAGTAAAATTTTCTAACGTATTATTTAAAAATAATTATACGTCTAGATGAAGTTTGTGTATAAATGTAACTGTTTCAGTTTGTTAACTTAATACAAGGAGTTCCTATTGAGAGTGTTAATCTTAAGTGCCATGCTTTTTTTAACGGGTTGCATTAGTTATAACTTAAGCTCTGAAAGCCAGATAAGCTTAAGTAAGATGAGTTTCGAGCAAGCACGTGAGAGTTTGCTTGAAGTCTCAAAACTCAATGAAAACGGTCATGGTATTTGCAGTTACCCTGGCGCGACGTTGAATAAAGTCACCTCTAGTAGCGGTGATGCTTTATATAATACACCTACAGCAGAAATAAAATCGGTCCATGAGGATTTTTTCGAAATTTATGTTGTTTCTCAAAGAAATTGCTCGCTTGTTGATACAACCAAAACAAGTTGGACTGGCAGTGCAATGGAAGAGAAACATAACTGCGAGTCTTACTATTCAGATGAGATAAAAATCTATTATAAAGATATCAAATTTGTCGACAAACTCGGAGTAGATGCATTAAAAGAATGTAAGCACACAAATGAAAGCAATACCTTTAAAATAGTTACAAACTATATTGCTGAACACAATGATAAGATATTTTTGTATTATGACCTCAATGATTCCGATGGGGACAAGCTAGTGACAGCGCTTATGTACCTAGCACCTAATGCAAGCTTTAGGAAAATGATGTAGAAAATTAGTGGATATTGAAGATCGAGTGGTTGAGCTAAGATTTCAAGTTATTCAATCTTCTTATCTATAATAAGGTCCCTAGGGATCGCATCTAGCATCACTGCAAAAAATACTGGGATTATTGATCCATTTTAAATTTGTCTAACCCGCCTAAGAGGCGGGTTTTCTGTTATGGCTTCATGGGAATTACCTTAATGAATGGAGCGTGTATAAAGAAAATCACCGTTTTTGGTAAACCTAGCAGCGGAAAGCCAACCCTGAGTAAAAGCCTAGCAATAGCACTGGCATACAATTGGTAAGCCTGCATGACAGAGTTTCAATTAACTTGTTTTGGCCCAAAGAGTGTTTTGAATAAGCTCGATTGGTGGTGACCTCGGCCATTGGGTTCACTCCGGAATGAGGCCGTATTCATACGAATAAAAAGGTCCCTATGGGGTCATAGACTCGAGCTATTTAGTCCAACACCCTCCCATCAGTATCGGAGTTGCCATTTAGATAAAAAAATCAGCATGTTTGTGTATATGCATCATGATTAAGTGCTGACACATTTTACTCTAAAGTTAGACAATGAATGTCCAAACTTCGTTTGGATCAAAGTCGCAGGGTTCCACTCTGCACTGGCCAAGAGGGGAAAACAACAGCATTCTCCCCTCTTGGAACTCCCCTGTGCCGCCCGCGAAGTTGTTGTTCCTCATCCGACGAAGAAAATACCTAACGGCTCGACGGCACATCCCTGTGCCCAACGAGCCTTATCCATCATCCCTGATGGTTGCACGGTATTTTAATCGTCGTATTTCGGCAACTTCGAGGGTAATTAGTGCAACACTGGGAGTGTACTGTTAGGGTTAACATAGGCATGGGACTAGATTTTAAGAGCTAACAGATTGCACCAATGCTAAAAAGGTGAACCATGAGTGTTTGCGAGACGACCGTCTGCCCCATGGACGGGGCAGTCGAGCATACAGGGACCGTACTTGCTGCGTGTCGTAGAGCGAATGCCACGGTAAGCCTCTATGGCAGAGTTTCAACCCAGCTGATTTATGCCCCAAAGCTTGTTTGATGTACTGGAATTAGCTTCAAGGTGATCTCGGCCATTGGACTAACGTCCCGAGTGACGCCGTATTCTTACCGGTAAAAAGGTCCCAATGGGCTCGGGCGCAGCATCCCTGCAACCTCATTCAAGAGATAGACTCGAGCCATTTAGTCCAACACCCTCTCATTAGCATCAGAGTTACCATTTAGATCTTAAAAGATCTATCTATAACAACCGATTAGCCGAAGTGCGCTGTAAAAAACAACTACCCCGCAAAAGCAAATTCCTATAGCATAAAAGCCAAATAACATGGATGTGGCATTGGCCATATTTGGGAATGAGTCAACACGGAATTTATGCCTTGCAAACAGCACAAGGCATAAATACTAAGACGTTATGTTTAAGACTAGTATGGAAGTATCTAAAGTTTACGAAATAGATTGTAGCGAGCAAGACGAGAATGGTTACTATGAATGGTACTACGAATATGACTTGTACGAGTTTTCGTTCGGTAGTATTAAGCTTCATGCAAGGTCTTACTCTGATACACCTAAAGAAGTCAGTTTCTTTGCATATGAAAAAGATGGCAAACGATCTTCTTACAACAACAATCTAATTGATCAACCAGAATTTATAGAGGCTTTAAAGTATCTTAAAAATTTTGGAGTTTATGAAAAGTATCGCTTTTTTAATGGCAGTTACTCGGCGGTACCACAATCAGTGTGGCGTAAACTTGAAAACACATAAAAGGTGCATCAGGTTAAGCCGCTTCGCGGATTGGACCTTCGTTCCGGTGCTCGTTTTGTACTCTACGCTGGCATAAAACGTTCACCACCGAGCAAGGAATCAGTGGCAACCATCAGAGAACTAAGGCGTTTTTGATGCTTATATTATAAGAATAAGGGCATTGTTTTTTGATTAAGTCGAGTAAGATATGCTCCAGTTGAGAAACAGTACACATGGTGTTAGTTTTAGTAGCCATCATGAGTAAGAGTGGCGAAATTGATTAGTTCAGATAGCACCATGCGTGTCTACTATTTTGATATTTATAGGGATTATCTGGGATTCCCTAGATTTAGGCGTTAGGCATCTTTACAGAGGAAGTAATATTGAGAGACTTCAATTCTGGTGATATCCATGGAGATGTCACTATCAATGATAATTCTGAAAATAATGAATATAAGTTGCTGATCCATTGCAACAATGAAGAGCTTTTTCATGAGGAAACACACAGAAAGGAACTGTTAAGGAATGAGTGCTCTAGGAAAAATGGGGTTACGTGGAAGTTTCTTGCTTTCTCAGCATTATTATTGCTTATAGCCGCAGGCTGGTTCTACATCCAAGGGACAATGAATGCTGTAACTTTTCTTATAGGCGCAGCTGGCGTAATGACTGGAATGGCTACATTACAACAAGCAGATAAACAAACACCATTTGAGCATAGGCAAATCGCCACACTTAATGAGATTCATACGCTACTTAGAGAGAGGGGCGCTCGATGATGCCTAACAAAAACATTATTTCACTCACAAGTTCGCTGGGACAATTACTCACTGGCTGGCGCTTCACGCAGTATAGCCAGCAAGTAATTACCCCATATGTTAAGCGTTAGTTTTCAATGCTAATCCCCAATTCACGAATTAGTGCTAAAAATCTTAGAAACTTCTATCCCAAAATGAGTTGGGGTTGATGACTAGGTGGATTACCGGCTACCCGATTACTAAAGATAGGCTGTTATCTTTTAAGGCTAATGGGCACACAAAAACTGAAAAGGTGAGCCATGGCGATTTGCGAGACGACCGTCCATCCCATGGACGGGATGTTCGAGCCCTCATGGACGACTCTGGTTTAAATCAAAAGGGCTGCGTGTCTTCGAGACTTTTTATGACAAAAATGGGCCATGGCAAGCCTGTAAGGCTGAGTTTCAACCCAGCTGATTTATGCCCCAAAGAGTGTTTTGATAAGCTCAATTGGCGACTTCGGCCATTGCACTAACGTCCCGAGTGACGCCGTGAACATATCCCTATGGGCTCGGGCGCAGCATCCCTGCTGCTCACGCACTCGAGCCATTTAGCCCAACACCCTCTTATTGGCATCAGAGCTACCATTTAGATAAAGATCCAGCATGTTTCTGTTTGTGCTTCATGATTAAATTCTGACGCGTTTATGTCCAAACTTCGTTTGGATCAAAGTCGCAGGGTTCCACTCTGCACTGGCCAAGAGGGGAAAACAACAGCATTCTCCCCTCTTGGAACACCCCTGTGCCGCCCGCGAAGTTGTTGATCCTCATATTCACCTAAAAATACCTAACGGCTCGACAGCACATCCATGTGCCCAACGAGCCTTAACCATCATCCCTGATGGTTGTACGGTATTTTTAGGTGAATAAATCGGCAACTTCGAGGGGAGTTGATGTACCCTGTGAATGTACGGTTAGGGTTTACATAAGTCTGGGTCTAGATTTTAAGGCTAACAGAAACACAAATGCTAAGAAGGTGAACCATGAGTGTTTGCGAGACGACCGTCCATCCCATGGACGGGATGTTCGAGCATCCAAGGACGGACTTGCTGCGTGTCGTAGAACGAATGCCATGGTAAGCCTGTATGCTAGAGTTACATTGACCGAACTTTGATGTGGATGTGTTTTTAATATAAATCAGTGTCTTGACGTGGTTTTTAAAGCTGTTTTAACAACAGAGTTACCTCACCTTTTATCTCAACATCTCTAAGTTTGCTTTTACCTAGAAAAATAAAAGCTAGCATCTCTAACTTACTTCCACACTGCGAATGATCCCCATGGTGAACCAGGCTTGCAGGGCTTGTAATACCTTCAAGGGTGCGAGCTGTTCATCGTGAAATTCGAGCATGAGTTCGCATTGGCTGGCAAAGTTTTCCCCTCGAATAAAGCCTTGGAGTAGCAGTAATTGCTCCTCGGTTAAGGAAATAAATTCTGTTAAACGGCTCGTTCCACGCCATAGCAGCCACGCTCGTCTGGATTGATATTCAGCAGCGGCTGGCGCCTTGGCTTGTTTTAAAGCCTGCCAAGATTCAACCGCATTACTGTGGCAGATAAAAATTTGCACACTGGGGTGAAAGCGCAGGCGGCAATTTGGCCAGTATTCTGGCGCTAGGGCTTGCAGTTCACTGAAGCTTGCCCTGCTAGTATCGGCGGCAGCGAAGGCACTGAGCAAGCGGCGCTCGAAACGGGCGATGTCTGCCAATATGGGATATTGGCTGAAAAAACTGTCTTGCTGTAAAAAATCAGGCAAGGCATCGCAAAATTCCCGCAGGGAGCGAAATCTAGATGGATTAGCTTGAGTGTATTGCGCGGCGAGTTTGTCGAAGAGCTCATCCCCGAGATATAGCCCGAGCATTTCATGATCGGTTTCCATGGTCTCTTTTAGGCGAATGCGATAAGCATTAGCGTAAATTTGCAAGCGCACGTCGGCGCCGATCCCCTGTTGGTCGGCTATTCTAGCCTGAAATTCTGCAGCCCCTTGGCTTAGGGGCGTTTGGCCATCAAGGCTCTCCGTTAACAGGTAGTCCATAAATTGGCTTTGAAGTTTGGCAAGTTCACTCATGACATCTCACCCGCTAATGGCTTTCGATACGCTAATGGCTTTATATGAGTGTTGGTGTTGGTGTTTTCAGTACTACTGCATCGCTGGCTGCCTAAGCGTGAACGCTGTAATTCAGGGTTGCCTGGCAAGGTCTGGTTCGCTAAGGCTTGTGCGTGGCGCAGCTCTTGATAAAGCGCGGGAAAGGCTGGGATGTTGGCATCCCTTTCTATCATGGTGCTGACAGGGCCAAAACGTTTCAAGGCTGCTTGATATAAGTCCCACACGCTGGTGGGAATATCGTGGTCGTGAGTGTCGATGACATAATCACCGTAATCGCTGTGGCCGGCTAAATGAAATTGCTGGACTCGACGAGCATCAATGCGCTCAAGATAGGTCATGGGGTCGAAGTGATGATTGCGAGCGCTAACATAAATGTTATTGATATCTAACAATATTAAGCTGTCTGCTTCCTCGGCGACTCGGCTTAAAAACTGCCACTCATCCATAGTGGAGTCCTTGTAAGATAAATAACTGGAGACATTTTCAAGCAGAATGCGCTCCCCTAAAAAGTCTTGCACTTGGGCGACACGCTCGGCCACATGAGTCACGGTTTCGTCTGTGTAGGGCAGTGGCAGTAAATCATGACTATTAATGCCGTGAATGGAGGTCCAGCAGATATGATCTGAGATCCATTTGGGCTTAATGTCATTGCTGAGCTTTTTAAGGGCTGTTAAATACGTCATATCTAAGGGATCGCTACTGCCAATGGACATGGACACGCCATGCATGACGACGGGATATTGCTCGGCGATGGCCTCAAGATAGTACCTAGGTTTGCCCCCAGCGACTAAGTAGTTTTCACTGAGCACCTCAAACCAATCGATATCGGGCTGGTGCTGCAAAATATGTTCAAAATGATCGGTCCTTAGACCCAAGCCGAATCCTAAGAAAGGCTGAGTAATGACAGCATCATCCATGAAAACTCCTTACTAATGTTAGTGACATGGCTAATGACAATGTGGATAGCCATGGCTTGAAAAAGCGTGAGCTAAATGACCTTGTCTGCGCAACAACAAGGCTAATCATTGCCACTTAGCGCAGACAAGCATTTTTGACTTAAGAGCCAGTTTTACCGCCAATGTCACCACAGGCTTTTGCCGACGCGGCAACAAAACCGCTGCCTTTACAGCTTGCTTGTCCAGCACAGGCGTTATCGGCGCCTTTACAGTCGTTATGGCCTTTACAGACGTTAACACCATAGCAGTGGACAAGATCGGCTTGAACTATACTGCCGACCCAAGCATCTCTGACATCACCACCGACATCGCCGCAGCTTTTTGAAGGAAGGCTAACAAAGCCTTTACCTTTACAACTTGCTTGGCCACCACAGGCATTGTCTGCGGTTTTACAATCGTTGTGGCCTTTACAGGCGTTAACGCCATAGCAATGGACCAAATCTGCGCTGCCAGCCGCGGGTGCGGTGGCTGTTTCACCTGCAGTGGCGTAACCAGACATACTGGCCATAGCCATGGCTAATGCCGCGCCTGTGAGGGTACTTTGTGCATTCTTATTCATGAGAACTTTCCTTAGTGTTAATGAGAGTACAACTGGGTTAAGCCTAGTCGGCTATTAAGAAATAACGTTTTTATTTCAATTTTGAACGTTCACGTTTATTAGACAAAAGGATTAGTCCTGCGACTTTCGCATTAGCCAAAGGGGCTAATTTTGCCTGCAAATGGCTTTCTTCAGTGACGATATCAGGGGGATGCTGTTACTCTGGTGTCGCGAATTTTTAACAACTAAGTTTTTTTAACAACTAAGTTAAGGTTTGCACTAAATTAGCAAGTTTAATGAGTAGACGGACTAACCCCATGAAAGTACTGGCCCAATGAAAGCACTGGCGATAATAAGTTTGTTCCTCACAATTCTGTGCTGTGCGCCTAGTACCTTGGCTGGGCAGATGGCGGAAGATGAAATCGAGATCAGTGGTTTAGTGATTGATAGAACCTTGACTCGCTTCGGCAAGGATTTCAGTTTTTATTATTCAAGCTATTGGCGTGATTTATCTTTCACTCAAGGTTTTAACGTCACCCTAAATGAAACTGTTTTTCCTCAGGCAGGCACTCTATTGACCTTGGAAATTAACGGCACAAAAATTTATTCTACCCACTTTGGCAGGCGAGCTTCACCCGTAAAAGAAAAAGCCGAGCAGGCGGTATTGATCAGTATTGATTACATAGCGCAAGTGAAGGCTCAAGCATTAACCGGTGAATTATCGAGTAACTACGACGGATTTTAGGATAATAATAATGAAAAACAGGATGTTATTAGCGGGCGGCTTAATTAGCTTTGCCGCTTTGACTCAGGCTACTGAGTTAGTCTATACCCCAGTTAATCCAAGTTTTGGCGGTTCAGCATTAAATGGCTCATTTTTACTTAATAAAGCCCAAGCGCAAAACGACAATGCCAGAACCAATGACAAAGATTTTGTCACTCGTTTTCAGGAGTCCTTAGAGCGTAATATCATCAATTCCATTACTCGCGGAGTTGCCAATGGCGAAATTACCGATGGCGTTTACGATACCGGTGACTTTAGGGTTGAAGTGTCACCGACGGCTAATGGGGTAATGCTGACCATCACTAACTTAGAAACCGGTGATGTGACTGTCATCGAAATGCCGACTTTTCCTACGGCCCCAACTACGGGGGCTAATTAATGAAGTCATTCATCACAATACTCGCCCTGAGCTTGGGTTTATCTGCCTGCAGTCTAATCCCAAAGCCTGATTTGAATCTAAGCGAAGCCGAAGTCAACCCTATGAGCGAAACCATGCGCTCATTGCAAGCAAAACCTGGTCCCAAGTATGCCATTCCTGTGGCTGTGTATTCGTTTCGCGATCAGACCGGGCAATATAAGCCCCAGGCCAATGTCAGCTCTTTCTCTACTGCAGTGACCCAAGGCGCAACATCCATGTTAGTGCAGACGCTACTGGACTCTAAATGGTTTACTCCGGTTGAACGTGAGGGCTTGCAGAACCTGCTTACAGAAAGAAAAATAAGCGCTAAACAAGGCAGCAAAGAAGATATGCCAGGGCTTTCGGATGCGAGATTGCTACTGGA includes:
- the cysC gene encoding adenylyl-sulfate kinase, with translation MTDIVWHQHSIDQAARGAQKSQNPVLLWFTGLSGAGKSTLAGALERALFDAGFHTYLLDGDNVRHGLCKDLGFSLSDRDENLRRVGEVAKLMVDAGLVVLSAFISPTRAERDRVRALFPEGRFIEVHVSTPLSVCEARDPKGLYVKARSGEIKEFTGISSPYEAPTAAELTIDTSRGDLATQVQAMLAYLTAIEVIDANKLSALA
- a CDS encoding MOSC domain-containing protein; its protein translation is MKIISTNISKSKTISYNGKDVKTGIFKVPTCDEVTIDTFNIVGDEQADLIHHGGEHKAVYAFSSNHYDYWKGILANKNLSYGAFGENFSVSNLSEEDVKIGDQFRFGSTLLEVSQPRVPCFKLGIALNNANAVKLFTKNYCTGVYFRVLEPGVAQTGDTVSIEKHATHDISIKKLFQAYFDRNYVGLERVFSKALDLETLAPEWKDKLAKRLSITSD
- a CDS encoding HvfC/BufC N-terminal domain-containing protein; translated protein: MSELAKLQSQFMDYLLTESLDGQTPLSQGAAEFQARIADQQGIGADVRLQIYANAYRIRLKETMETDHEMLGLYLGDELFDKLAAQYTQANPSRFRSLREFCDALPDFLQQDSFFSQYPILADIARFERRLLSAFAAADTSRASFSELQALAPEYWPNCRLRFHPSVQIFICHSNAVESWQALKQAKAPAAAEYQSRRAWLLWRGTSRLTEFISLTEEQLLLLQGFIRGENFASQCELMLEFHDEQLAPLKVLQALQAWFTMGIIRSVEVS
- a CDS encoding MNIO family bufferin maturase: MDDAVITQPFLGFGLGLRTDHFEHILQHQPDIDWFEVLSENYLVAGGKPRYYLEAIAEQYPVVMHGVSMSIGSSDPLDMTYLTALKKLSNDIKPKWISDHICWTSIHGINSHDLLPLPYTDETVTHVAERVAQVQDFLGERILLENVSSYLSYKDSTMDEWQFLSRVAEEADSLILLDINNIYVSARNHHFDPMTYLERIDARRVQQFHLAGHSDYGDYVIDTHDHDIPTSVWDLYQAALKRFGPVSTMIERDANIPAFPALYQELRHAQALANQTLPGNPELQRSRLGSQRCSSTENTNTNTHIKPLAYRKPLAGEMS
- a CDS encoding BufA2 family periplasmic bufferin-type metallophore — encoded protein: MNKNAQSTLTGAALAMAMASMSGYATAGETATAPAAGSADLVHCYGVNACKGHNDCKTADNACGGQASCKGKGFVSLPSKSCGDVGGDVRDAWVGSIVQADLVHCYGVNVCKGHNDCKGADNACAGQASCKGSGFVAASAKACGDIGGKTGS
- a CDS encoding curli production assembly/transport protein CsgE — encoded protein: MKALAIISLFLTILCCAPSTLAGQMAEDEIEISGLVIDRTLTRFGKDFSFYYSSYWRDLSFTQGFNVTLNETVFPQAGTLLTLEINGTKIYSTHFGRRASPVKEKAEQAVLISIDYIAQVKAQALTGELSSNYDGF
- a CDS encoding curli assembly protein CsgF; the encoded protein is MKNRMLLAGGLISFAALTQATELVYTPVNPSFGGSALNGSFLLNKAQAQNDNARTNDKDFVTRFQESLERNIINSITRGVANGEITDGVYDTGDFRVEVSPTANGVMLTITNLETGDVTVIEMPTFPTAPTTGAN
- a CDS encoding CsgG/HfaB family protein, coding for MKSFITILALSLGLSACSLIPKPDLNLSEAEVNPMSETMRSLQAKPGPKYAIPVAVYSFRDQTGQYKPQANVSSFSTAVTQGATSMLVQTLLDSKWFTPVEREGLQNLLTERKISAKQGSKEDMPGLSDARLLLEGGIISYETNTSTGGAGVEYYGIGASEMYREDQVTIYLRAVDVHTGKVMMSVSTTKRVLSQEMRAGLFRYTSLNRLAEAEFGFTTNEPVQFCVLQAIELAVSEMIDKGISQGFWKPINGTNNGQGALLDAS